A genomic window from Nitrospirota bacterium includes:
- the pheA gene encoding prephenate dehydratase, giving the protein MEKLEKLRVSIDSIDEEILDLLNKRARVVLEVANVKRDTRQGFYSPERERQILERLQGMNPGPFPNDALRVIFREILSASLSLEEPLKVACLGPLATFTHLAALRHFGSSAQFIPVDSIKDVFESVQEGKAAYGVVPIENSNEGVISYTLDMFMDFDLKIAAEIMLEINHNLLSISGDIKKIKKIYSHPQAIAQCRRWIERNLPHATIIDATSTAKAAELASRDEEGSAIASELAAKVYDLRFVERHIEDNRNNYTRFLVVSEEFPPPTGKDKTSVMLSIKDKPGALFEVLTPFKKAGINLTKIESRPSKRKAWEYIFFIDMDGHVQDKKVKKALKEVEKDCIFLKVLGSYPRTDRNDINIQA; this is encoded by the coding sequence ATGGAAAAGTTAGAAAAGTTAAGGGTATCTATTGACAGCATAGATGAGGAGATACTGGATCTCCTGAACAAGAGGGCAAGGGTGGTCCTTGAGGTGGCCAACGTGAAGAGGGACACCAGGCAGGGTTTCTACTCTCCGGAGAGGGAGAGGCAGATACTTGAGCGTCTTCAGGGTATGAATCCCGGTCCGTTTCCGAATGATGCACTCAGGGTAATCTTCAGGGAGATCCTTTCAGCCTCCCTGTCCCTTGAGGAACCCCTTAAGGTGGCCTGTCTCGGCCCCCTTGCTACTTTCACGCATCTTGCCGCACTGAGGCACTTTGGATCATCGGCACAGTTCATTCCCGTTGACAGCATAAAGGATGTTTTTGAGAGTGTTCAGGAGGGCAAGGCTGCGTATGGTGTTGTCCCTATTGAAAACTCCAATGAGGGTGTCATAAGTTATACACTTGACATGTTCATGGATTTTGACCTCAAGATAGCTGCTGAGATAATGCTGGAGATAAACCATAATCTTCTCTCAATATCAGGAGACATAAAGAAGATTAAGAAAATATACTCTCATCCCCAGGCCATAGCACAGTGCAGACGGTGGATAGAGCGGAACCTGCCGCACGCTACCATTATTGATGCAACAAGCACTGCAAAGGCAGCTGAGCTGGCCTCAAGGGATGAAGAAGGCTCGGCTATTGCGAGTGAACTGGCTGCAAAGGTGTATGACCTGAGGTTTGTTGAAAGACATATTGAGGACAACAGGAACAACTATACCAGGTTTCTTGTTGTATCGGAAGAATTCCCACCGCCCACAGGAAAAGACAAGACCTCGGTAATGCTATCAATCAAGGATAAGCCGGGGGCGCTCTTCGAGGTACTTACCCCGTTTAAAAAGGCCGGGATAAATCTGACAAAGATAGAGTCCCGCCCATCAAAGAGAAAGGCCTGGGAGTATATATTCTTTATTGATATGGATGGTCATGTCCAGGACAAGAAGGTAAAAAAGGCCCTTAAAGAGGTAGAGAAGGATTGCATCTTTCTGAAGGTCCTCGGTTCTTATCCGCGCACTGACAGGAATGACATTAATATTCAGGCATGA
- the hisC gene encoding histidinol-phosphate transaminase, translating to MIRPPEYIQSIKPYVPGKPVEELQRELGIEDAVKLASNENPLGPSPKAVKAISEVISGINRYPDGSGFYLKNALSEKLAVDQEGLIPGNGSNELIDIAVRTFMTAGDKAVMGVPSFVVYPMAVQSVGAKAVQVPLKEWRHDLEAMAGEITEKTRIIFVANPNNPTGTINHADEFDKFMQRVPDGVLVIVDEAYREYVRDSRYPDAMEYLRAGRDIIILRTFSKVYGLAGLRIGYGISRKEIVREMNKVREPFNTSSIAQAAAIASVGDDGHVERSIALNEEGKAYLYKEFRRLGLDFVATEANFIYVTFDRSVAVELYNHLLKRGVIIRPIGAAAVRITIGLPEENRLLVEALGAVIGNSLIS from the coding sequence ATGATCAGACCCCCTGAGTATATACAGTCTATCAAGCCCTATGTGCCTGGAAAACCGGTAGAGGAACTTCAAAGGGAGCTCGGAATAGAGGATGCAGTTAAACTTGCATCCAACGAGAACCCTTTGGGTCCGTCTCCAAAGGCTGTAAAGGCCATATCTGAAGTGATTAGCGGAATTAACCGCTATCCTGACGGCAGTGGTTTTTATCTTAAAAATGCGTTGTCTGAGAAGTTAGCTGTAGACCAGGAAGGGCTTATCCCCGGTAATGGGTCAAATGAACTGATAGATATTGCAGTCAGGACCTTTATGACTGCCGGAGATAAGGCAGTAATGGGAGTGCCGTCGTTTGTGGTTTACCCTATGGCTGTTCAGTCGGTTGGTGCAAAGGCCGTACAGGTGCCGCTGAAGGAGTGGAGGCATGACCTTGAGGCCATGGCAGGGGAGATTACGGAGAAGACAAGGATTATCTTTGTTGCAAATCCGAATAACCCGACAGGTACAATAAACCATGCCGATGAGTTTGATAAGTTTATGCAGAGGGTGCCCGACGGTGTCCTGGTGATTGTTGATGAGGCTTACAGGGAGTATGTGCGTGACAGCAGGTACCCTGATGCCATGGAGTACCTGAGGGCAGGACGTGACATCATTATACTGAGGACTTTTTCAAAGGTTTACGGCCTTGCAGGACTCAGAATAGGATACGGTATTTCCCGGAAGGAGATTGTAAGAGAGATGAACAAGGTGCGGGAGCCTTTTAATACCAGTAGCATTGCTCAGGCTGCCGCCATTGCCTCTGTAGGAGATGACGGACACGTAGAGAGGTCAATTGCCCTGAATGAGGAGGGTAAGGCATATTTATATAAGGAGTTCCGGAGACTGGGACTGGATTTTGTTGCTACAGAGGCAAATTTTATATATGTGACATTTGACCGTTCTGTTGCGGTAGAGCTGTATAATCACCTGTTGAAGAGGGGGGTAATCATCCGGCCCATAGGTGCTGCTGCAGTACGGATCACCATAGGCCTTCCTGAAGAAAACAGGTTGCTTGTTGAGGCCCTTGGGGCGGTTATCGGTAATAGCTTGATATCTTGA
- the aroF gene encoding 3-deoxy-7-phosphoheptulonate synthase: MDIIVLKPSATEEDIRHITKKLAGKGLKTNISSGTERTIIGVIGDTSRVSEDEENAIRAIDCVETVMRILKPYKLASRDFKKEGTLINIKGNVIGGNRIHVMAGPCAVENKTIFVNIAKKVKEAGATFIRGGAFKPRTSPYTFQGLGEEGLQILAAARETTGLPVVTELMDPRDIEVVAKYSDIIQIGARNMQNFRLLLEVGEMKKPVLLKRGLSATIKEWLMAAEYIMSRGNLDVILCERGIRTFETATRNTLDLSAIPVLKHLTHLPVMVDPSHGVGKWGLVIPMARAAVAAGADGLVIEVHTNPEEALSDGEQSLRPDVFKQLMDEIGLIAKAMGREV; the protein is encoded by the coding sequence ATGGACATAATAGTGTTGAAACCTTCTGCAACAGAAGAAGATATAAGGCATATCACCAAGAAGCTTGCCGGAAAAGGGCTTAAGACCAATATATCAAGTGGTACGGAGAGGACGATTATTGGTGTGATCGGCGATACGTCAAGGGTTTCAGAGGATGAAGAAAATGCAATAAGGGCAATCGACTGTGTAGAGACAGTAATGAGGATTCTTAAGCCCTACAAGCTTGCAAGCAGGGATTTCAAGAAGGAAGGCACCCTTATTAATATTAAGGGGAATGTCATCGGCGGCAATAGAATTCATGTTATGGCCGGCCCCTGTGCAGTAGAGAATAAAACCATCTTTGTCAATATAGCAAAAAAGGTAAAGGAAGCAGGTGCTACCTTTATACGTGGTGGTGCATTTAAACCAAGGACCTCTCCGTATACATTCCAGGGCCTTGGTGAAGAGGGGCTCCAGATACTTGCCGCGGCCAGGGAAACTACAGGCCTGCCTGTAGTTACAGAGCTTATGGATCCGAGGGATATAGAGGTGGTTGCGAAGTACTCTGATATTATCCAGATCGGGGCCAGGAATATGCAGAACTTCAGACTCCTTTTAGAGGTTGGAGAGATGAAGAAGCCCGTGCTCCTTAAACGGGGGCTTTCAGCCACAATAAAGGAATGGCTGATGGCGGCAGAATATATAATGTCCAGGGGGAATCTTGATGTCATTCTCTGTGAGAGGGGGATCAGAACCTTTGAGACAGCAACCAGAAACACCCTTGACCTTTCAGCAATCCCGGTGCTGAAGCATCTTACGCACCTGCCGGTGATGGTTGATCCGAGCCATGGTGTGGGTAAATGGGGACTTGTTATCCCAATGGCACGGGCTGCTGTAGCAGCAGGAGCTGACGGGCTTGTAATAGAAGTGCATACCAATCCGGAGGAAGCCCTCTCTGATGGTGAGCAATCACTCAGACCGGATGTTTTCAAACAGTTGATGGATGAAATAGGGCTTATTGCCAAGGCCATGGGCAGGGAAGTCTGA
- a CDS encoding prephenate dehydrogenase/arogenate dehydrogenase family protein: MIKFNKVAIIGVGLIGSSLALALKKYGLAVEIKGSGRKESNLKKAMQHGVIDSYSLKHSEIVEGADLVVLATPVGCFKAVIEEAGPFLKKGAIVTDVGSVKGRLAREMEGLMPEGVTFVGGHPIAGSDRSGIDAATEDLFAGAKCIITPTEHTPEEAVRKVTELWTTIGAEVCFLSPEEHDLVFALVSHLPHLIAYALVNTVSDVNPEYIHYAGKGFKDTTRVALSSPELWRDICFKNKENLLDLVQRFQDSLASMVDALKRNDSEELESLFEKAQRLRGKLL, from the coding sequence ATGATCAAATTCAACAAGGTTGCAATCATAGGGGTCGGGCTTATAGGATCATCCCTTGCCCTTGCCCTCAAGAAATATGGTCTTGCTGTTGAGATCAAGGGTTCGGGCCGCAAGGAGAGCAACCTCAAAAAGGCAATGCAGCATGGTGTGATTGACTCTTACAGTCTCAAGCATTCCGAGATAGTGGAAGGGGCGGACCTTGTGGTGCTCGCCACCCCGGTTGGATGCTTTAAGGCAGTAATTGAAGAGGCAGGGCCCTTTCTGAAAAAGGGGGCTATTGTTACAGACGTGGGTAGTGTCAAGGGGAGACTCGCAAGGGAGATGGAAGGACTGATGCCCGAGGGTGTCACATTTGTTGGCGGGCATCCTATTGCAGGCTCTGACCGTTCGGGTATTGATGCCGCAACTGAAGATCTCTTTGCCGGTGCGAAATGCATTATAACCCCTACGGAGCATACACCTGAAGAGGCGGTCAGGAAGGTTACGGAACTCTGGACGACGATTGGAGCCGAGGTTTGTTTTCTCTCCCCTGAAGAGCATGACCTGGTCTTTGCCCTTGTAAGCCATCTTCCCCATCTTATCGCCTATGCCCTTGTCAATACGGTAAGTGATGTTAATCCGGAGTACATTCATTATGCGGGGAAGGGGTTTAAGGATACCACACGGGTGGCCCTCAGTTCTCCCGAGCTCTGGAGGGATATCTGTTTTAAAAACAAGGAGAACCTTCTTGACCTTGTGCAAAGGTTTCAGGATAGCCTTGCCAGTATGGTTGATGCCCTGAAGAGGAACGACTCTGAAGAGCTGGAATCCCTGTTTGAGAAGGCGCAGAGACTGAGGGGCAAACTTTTATAG
- the aroA gene encoding 3-phosphoshikimate 1-carboxyvinyltransferase has translation MVDSIKLLRSGPLRGEVIPPPDKSISHRALIFASIARGKSIIRNLLRADDPMRTLNAMKTLGMEIRDSGETIEVYGEGLHGLREPEDVIDCGNSGTTMRLLAGLLSGQPFFSVLTGDASLRQRPMKRIIEPLRMMGAGLYARAGDTLAPIAVKGGGLKGIHFKSPVASAQVKSAVLLAALYAEGETVVEEPRKSRDHTERMLPAIGADLRVEGLRITVSGGNELTPFEITIPGDFSSAAFFMVAAAIVRDSEIIIRNVGINPTRRGLFDVMKRMGADIEITDERMVSGETVGDIRCRYTEKLAATEIRPEEVPAMIDEFPVFCVLACRAEGTTTIRGAGELRVKESDRIAAMASELGKMGVNVTEYPDGLEISGPVNLRGTTLEAHNDHRVAMALSVAALVAEGSTTVQGVSAVDISFPGFYDRIMELTG, from the coding sequence ATGGTTGACAGTATTAAACTTTTAAGGTCAGGCCCACTCAGGGGTGAGGTCATACCACCTCCTGACAAGTCCATCTCTCACAGGGCCCTCATTTTTGCATCCATTGCAAGGGGCAAAAGCATTATCCGTAATCTCCTGAGGGCTGATGACCCGATGAGAACCCTTAATGCCATGAAGACACTTGGTATGGAAATAAGGGATTCCGGGGAGACAATAGAGGTTTATGGAGAGGGCCTTCATGGTCTCAGGGAACCGGAAGACGTGATAGATTGCGGTAATTCCGGTACCACCATGAGGTTGCTTGCGGGTCTTTTGTCCGGACAGCCTTTCTTTTCTGTGCTGACGGGAGATGCTTCACTCAGGCAGAGGCCGATGAAGAGGATTATAGAGCCGTTGAGAATGATGGGTGCAGGTCTGTATGCAAGGGCAGGGGATACACTTGCACCGATTGCTGTAAAGGGCGGGGGGCTGAAGGGAATCCACTTTAAAAGCCCAGTTGCCTCGGCCCAGGTAAAATCTGCTGTCCTGCTCGCTGCCCTGTATGCTGAGGGTGAGACGGTTGTGGAGGAACCCCGGAAGTCGAGGGACCATACAGAGCGGATGCTGCCTGCTATCGGAGCAGATCTCAGGGTTGAGGGGCTCAGGATTACAGTATCAGGGGGGAATGAGCTTACACCTTTTGAGATTACCATACCGGGCGATTTTTCGTCGGCTGCCTTCTTTATGGTGGCAGCCGCAATTGTAAGGGACTCCGAGATTATAATAAGAAACGTCGGCATTAACCCGACCCGTAGAGGTCTGTTCGATGTCATGAAGCGAATGGGTGCGGATATCGAGATTACAGATGAAAGGATGGTCTCGGGAGAGACGGTCGGGGATATCCGCTGCAGATATACGGAGAAACTTGCTGCAACAGAGATTAGACCGGAGGAGGTTCCTGCAATGATTGACGAGTTCCCGGTATTCTGTGTGCTTGCCTGCAGGGCTGAGGGGACGACAACTATCAGGGGAGCGGGGGAACTCAGGGTGAAGGAGTCGGACAGAATTGCCGCTATGGCCTCTGAGCTGGGGAAGATGGGGGTTAATGTAACTGAATACCCGGACGGACTGGAGATCAGCGGTCCCGTGAATCTGAGAGGTACGACCCTGGAGGCTCATAATGACCATCGTGTGGCAATGGCACTCTCAGTGGCTGCACTTGTGGCAGAGGGCAGTACTACGGTGCAGGGTGTGTCTGCTGTTGATATATCTTTTCCGGGTTTTTATGACCGGATTATGGAGCTTACGGGGTGA
- the cmk gene encoding (d)CMP kinase: MTKKRIITIDGPSGAGKSTVARLLADRLGFQYLDTGALYRAVALYLRRYGLSEDVTDETLKRILKGLDIGFSEGRVFINGEDVSEAIRTPEIGHYSSVFSARRPVREFLFAIQRAYPEKYDTVVEGRDMGTVVFPDAWIKFFFDASQQERAKRRYLQLVQKEIAVTMEEALQDVQQRDERDSRRELAPLKQARNAIYIDTTSMGIEETIKKMLEFLMGNR; the protein is encoded by the coding sequence ATGACCAAGAAACGGATTATAACAATAGATGGCCCGTCAGGGGCCGGTAAGAGTACTGTTGCCAGGCTGCTGGCAGACAGGCTTGGTTTTCAGTATCTAGATACAGGTGCCCTTTACAGGGCGGTTGCGCTCTATCTGAGACGGTACGGACTGAGCGAGGATGTTACTGATGAGACCTTGAAGCGGATTCTGAAGGGGCTGGATATAGGCTTCTCCGAAGGCAGGGTCTTTATAAATGGAGAGGATGTGTCAGAGGCTATCAGGACTCCTGAGATAGGGCATTACTCCTCGGTCTTTTCTGCGAGGAGACCTGTAAGAGAGTTCCTCTTTGCCATACAGAGGGCTTATCCTGAAAAATACGATACAGTTGTTGAAGGCAGGGACATGGGAACCGTTGTCTTCCCTGACGCCTGGATTAAGTTTTTTTTTGACGCCTCCCAGCAGGAGAGGGCAAAGAGAAGGTACCTTCAGTTAGTGCAAAAGGAGATAGCTGTTACAATGGAGGAGGCCCTGCAGGATGTGCAGCAAAGAGATGAGAGGGATTCCCGCCGGGAGCTGGCTCCTCTGAAACAGGCCCGGAACGCAATTTATATTGACACCACATCCATGGGGATTGAAGAGACCATTAAAAAGATGTTAGAGTTCCTTATGGGTAACAGGTGA
- a CDS encoding lysophospholipid acyltransferase family protein, whose protein sequence is MYWIFRAVLKIVYKLLFCFEVRGAENIPAEGGVIIAANHLSHLDPPLIGVCIKRRAVFMAKGSLFHVPVIGWFVRRLSIPVDRDTARPSTIKEAVRQLKEGRVLVMFPEGTRSRDGDVGGGKRGVAMVAALSHAKVVPALIEGTERALPAGGGFLRPTRVRVTFGRPIEYSGAETSKGFQQRITDEIMGKIRELKQEPVMRNSDL, encoded by the coding sequence ATGTACTGGATATTCAGAGCTGTCTTAAAGATAGTTTATAAATTGTTGTTTTGTTTTGAGGTCAGGGGGGCGGAAAATATTCCTGCTGAGGGGGGAGTTATAATCGCTGCAAATCATCTGAGCCATCTCGACCCGCCACTTATCGGAGTATGTATAAAGAGGAGGGCGGTCTTTATGGCAAAGGGCAGTCTCTTTCATGTGCCCGTAATCGGATGGTTTGTGAGACGTCTTTCCATCCCTGTTGATAGGGATACGGCCCGACCTTCTACAATAAAAGAGGCAGTGAGGCAACTGAAAGAGGGTAGGGTTCTCGTGATGTTTCCAGAGGGCACAAGGAGCAGGGATGGAGACGTTGGAGGAGGAAAGAGAGGGGTTGCCATGGTTGCAGCCCTGAGTCACGCAAAAGTTGTTCCGGCATTGATTGAGGGTACGGAAAGGGCCTTGCCTGCAGGGGGCGGATTTTTAAGACCAACAAGAGTGAGGGTGACCTTTGGACGCCCTATTGAATATAGTGGTGCAGAAACGAGCAAGGGTTTTCAGCAGCGTATAACCGATGAGATTATGGGCAAAATCAGGGAGCTTAAGCAGGAACCCGTAATGCGTAACTCAGATTTATAA
- the ispH gene encoding 4-hydroxy-3-methylbut-2-enyl diphosphate reductase produces the protein MDIYIAKGAGFCFGVKRAVNIAFRTAERSVKRVATLGPIIHNPQVVEKLRQAGVKPLDKISEDVDILIVRTHGIPVSLYESLRDAKFELIDATCPFVKKAQQYAKLLREEGYQVLILGDKDHPEVKGILSYAGESAIVVRDSAEIPLLNSRVGIVVQTTQPVEALKKLLDKVIQTVKEVKVYNTICNSTALRLRETEDMTRKVDLMLVVGGKNSANTKQLVTLCNDSRVKTYHVETAGDLCPEWFDGVGKVGITAGASTPDWIINDIVKKIEAIGDLTSASKGRES, from the coding sequence ATGGATATATATATTGCAAAGGGAGCCGGCTTTTGCTTTGGTGTGAAAAGGGCTGTGAATATAGCGTTCAGGACAGCTGAGAGGTCTGTAAAGAGGGTCGCCACGCTCGGACCCATAATCCACAATCCCCAGGTTGTGGAGAAACTGCGTCAGGCCGGTGTGAAGCCACTGGATAAGATTTCAGAGGATGTGGATATACTTATAGTGCGGACTCATGGTATTCCGGTCAGCCTTTATGAGAGTCTTCGTGATGCAAAGTTTGAGCTTATTGATGCAACGTGTCCGTTTGTAAAAAAGGCGCAGCAATATGCTAAACTTCTCAGGGAAGAAGGCTATCAGGTGCTTATTCTCGGTGATAAGGACCACCCCGAGGTAAAAGGAATTTTAAGCTATGCCGGTGAGAGTGCCATTGTTGTCAGAGACTCCGCTGAAATACCCTTACTTAATTCGCGTGTCGGCATTGTTGTTCAGACCACACAGCCCGTTGAGGCCTTAAAAAAACTGCTTGACAAGGTTATACAGACAGTAAAAGAGGTAAAAGTATATAATACCATATGTAACTCAACAGCCCTCAGGTTGAGGGAGACAGAGGATATGACCAGAAAGGTTGACCTTATGCTCGTTGTTGGCGGAAAGAACAGTGCAAATACAAAACAGCTTGTCACTTTATGTAATGATAGCAGGGTAAAGACATACCATGTTGAGACAGCCGGAGATTTGTGTCCGGAATGGTTTGATGGGGTGGGAAAAGTCGGCATAACCGCCGGAGCTTCTACCCCTGACTGGATAATAAATGATATAGTAAAAAAAATAGAGGCCATTGGAGATCTGACATCTGCTTCCAAGGGTCGGGAATCTTAG
- the rpsA gene encoding 30S ribosomal protein S1, with the protein METHNRELDELYSGTIPDIVEGTILKGKVISIKSDNVVVDIGYKSEGFISIGEFAEKDRGGLCEGSEIEVYVSRIDSDGLVILSPEKARKIRTLQRLEEAQKDGTPVEGIVVERIKGGYNVDISGIRAFMPGSQADLKPLKDPDSLIGQEIELRVLKFNSKLTNVIVSRRVILEEERAKLREKTLANLRPECVLSGVVKNITDYGVFVDLGGIDGLLHISDISWGRIRHPSDVFSVGQEVEVMVLNFAPETEKVTLGYKQKRSDPWLNIEEKYPVGRVVSGKVVSLTDYGAFVEIEDGVEGLVHVSELDWSPRPKHPSNYMEIGDFVDAQILKVDPKERRVSLGIKQLKPKPWILVAERYEIGQRISGRVRSLTEFGAFIGLPEGVDALLHISDMSWTKHVRHPSEVLRKGQMIEAVILSLEPEKERMALGLKQLVPDPWEEKIPADFHLGEEVKCKVLRHTEFGIFVELEGEVEGLVYSSEIDTGAKKPDEVYKEGDEIVVRIIKVDVEGRKIGLSLKTLKHETDE; encoded by the coding sequence ATGGAGACGCATAACAGGGAGCTTGACGAACTTTACTCCGGAACAATTCCTGATATTGTTGAAGGGACCATATTAAAGGGAAAGGTTATTTCCATAAAATCAGACAATGTGGTTGTTGATATCGGATATAAATCCGAGGGTTTTATATCCATAGGGGAGTTTGCAGAAAAGGATAGGGGGGGACTCTGCGAAGGCTCTGAGATAGAGGTATATGTATCAAGGATTGATTCCGACGGCCTCGTAATACTGTCACCAGAGAAGGCGAGGAAGATAAGGACATTGCAGCGGTTGGAGGAGGCGCAGAAAGACGGTACCCCTGTTGAGGGGATAGTTGTAGAGAGAATCAAGGGTGGATATAATGTGGATATTTCAGGGATAAGGGCCTTTATGCCCGGTTCCCAGGCAGACCTGAAGCCTCTAAAGGATCCTGACAGCCTTATCGGACAGGAAATTGAGCTCAGGGTCCTGAAATTTAACAGCAAGTTGACAAACGTGATTGTTTCAAGGAGGGTTATATTAGAGGAGGAGAGGGCGAAGCTGAGGGAGAAGACCCTTGCCAATCTCAGGCCTGAATGCGTCCTGTCCGGAGTAGTGAAAAATATTACTGATTATGGCGTCTTTGTCGACCTTGGAGGCATTGACGGTCTTCTTCACATATCCGACATATCCTGGGGCAGGATAAGACATCCATCCGATGTCTTTAGTGTTGGGCAGGAGGTTGAGGTGATGGTGCTCAACTTTGCCCCTGAGACGGAAAAGGTTACACTGGGATATAAACAGAAAAGATCCGACCCCTGGCTTAATATCGAAGAGAAGTACCCTGTCGGCAGGGTGGTCAGTGGCAAGGTGGTTAGTCTTACTGATTATGGTGCATTTGTTGAGATTGAAGACGGGGTGGAGGGACTGGTGCATGTTTCTGAACTCGACTGGTCTCCCAGACCCAAGCATCCTTCGAATTACATGGAGATCGGAGATTTTGTAGATGCCCAGATACTGAAGGTTGATCCAAAGGAGAGGAGGGTCTCTCTGGGGATCAAGCAGTTAAAGCCAAAGCCCTGGATACTCGTTGCCGAGAGATATGAGATCGGTCAGCGTATAAGTGGCAGGGTAAGAAGTCTGACGGAATTTGGAGCCTTTATCGGCTTGCCGGAGGGAGTGGATGCCCTGCTCCATATATCTGATATGTCATGGACGAAGCATGTCAGGCATCCATCTGAAGTTCTGCGTAAAGGACAGATGATTGAGGCGGTTATCCTGAGCCTGGAGCCGGAAAAAGAGAGGATGGCCCTTGGTCTCAAACAGCTTGTCCCGGACCCCTGGGAAGAGAAGATACCCGCAGACTTTCATCTCGGAGAGGAAGTTAAATGCAAGGTGCTGAGACATACGGAGTTTGGCATCTTTGTTGAGCTTGAAGGCGAGGTGGAGGGACTTGTCTATTCCTCGGAGATTGATACCGGTGCAAAAAAGCCCGACGAGGTTTATAAGGAAGGGGACGAGATAGTTGTCAGGATTATCAAGGTGGATGTGGAAGGTCGAAAGATCGGACTCAGTCTGAAGACACTAAAGCATGAAACGGATGAGTAG
- the sppA gene encoding signal peptide peptidase SppA, whose translation MKKLCVVLAILLLATILLSLIVTLVGKNMPIGEKVALIRIEGPIVSSRNAIEQLREYRKDSSVKAIVLRVDSPGGAVGPSQEIYEEVGKVMKIKPVVVSMGSVAASGGYYISAPATKIYANPGTITGSIGVIMEIPNFKGLMDKVGIRTEVIKSGKHKDLASVFRGIGKEERAILQGVLDDVHDQFIRAVSEGRGIPYERVREIADGRVFSGRQAKAVGLVDSLGNIQDAILEAGSLGGIKGEPNVVSKKEKSSIFDMLTSRIPKELKEAFGTVSLKYTMYY comes from the coding sequence ATGAAAAAACTCTGTGTGGTATTAGCGATACTGCTGTTGGCTACCATCCTTCTGAGCCTGATTGTGACACTCGTTGGCAAGAATATGCCGATAGGGGAGAAGGTAGCCCTTATAAGGATAGAAGGCCCGATCGTATCTTCAAGGAATGCCATTGAGCAACTCCGGGAATACAGGAAGGACTCGAGTGTAAAGGCCATAGTTCTAAGAGTAGACAGCCCGGGAGGCGCCGTCGGACCATCTCAGGAGATTTATGAAGAGGTGGGCAAGGTGATGAAGATAAAACCCGTTGTTGTCTCAATGGGGTCTGTGGCGGCATCCGGCGGGTACTATATATCTGCTCCGGCAACTAAAATATATGCCAATCCCGGGACCATTACAGGGTCAATCGGGGTAATTATGGAGATCCCGAACTTTAAGGGTCTTATGGATAAGGTGGGAATCAGGACAGAGGTGATAAAGAGTGGTAAACACAAGGACCTTGCGTCGGTATTCAGGGGGATAGGCAAGGAGGAAAGGGCCATCCTTCAGGGTGTGCTTGATGATGTCCATGACCAGTTTATCAGGGCTGTTTCTGAGGGTAGGGGAATTCCTTACGAGCGTGTCAGGGAGATTGCTGATGGCCGCGTCTTTTCAGGAAGGCAGGCAAAGGCGGTGGGGTTGGTTGATTCCCTTGGTAATATCCAGGATGCCATTCTGGAGGCTGGCAGCCTTGGGGGGATTAAGGGCGAGCCCAATGTAGTGTCAAAAAAAGAGAAGTCATCAATATTTGATATGCTAACCAGCCGTATTCCAAAGGAGCTTAAAGAGGCCTTTGGTACCGTAAGTCTGAAGTATACCATGTATTATTAA
- a CDS encoding HU family DNA-binding protein, producing the protein MTRSELIEKVSERLEGFTLKQAEIIVETFFETLREALGKGEKVELRGFGNFRIKTRNPRKARNPKTGQSVEVPGKKVVYFRTGKELRDLLNSGKG; encoded by the coding sequence ATGACCAGGTCTGAGCTTATTGAGAAAGTCTCTGAGAGACTGGAGGGTTTTACGCTTAAGCAGGCTGAGATAATAGTCGAGACCTTTTTTGAGACCCTCAGGGAGGCCCTTGGCAAGGGTGAGAAGGTGGAGTTGAGGGGGTTTGGTAATTTCAGGATCAAGACCCGGAATCCGCGAAAGGCAAGAAACCCAAAGACGGGGCAGTCTGTTGAGGTTCCGGGGAAAAAGGTTGTATACTTCAGGACCGGCAAGGAGTTAAGAGACCTCCTGAATTCCGGAAAGGGTTAA